The Bradyrhizobium oligotrophicum S58 genome contains the following window.
TGTTGTGTGTCGGAATTGTACAGATACTGCGGGGGCAGGGGTGTCGGAAAATTTGGCGTTCAGCGCTCAGCGTCGTCTTGCGCGGAGGACACTGAACATCGCGCTCGGGTGCGCGGTGAGTTTTTTTTGTATCACAAATTCAACTTTAAGTCGTTCAGAGACTATGTCTCTACCTGGGAAGATTTCGGTCGGCCAGAGTGGATCGGCAAACTATTCGATACCGCTCGCGCTGCCACCGGGATCGGCGGGCGTCGCTCCGTCCCTGTCGCTCGACTACAACAGTCACGGCGGGAATGGAATTCTCGGAGTCGGCTGGTCTCTCGGCGGCTTGCCCTCCATCGGCCGCTGTGGCCGTACGGTTGCTCAGGATGGTGCAATGGGGGGCGTCAATTTCGACGTCAATGATCGGTTCTGTCTCGACGGACAGCGGCTGATTGCGGTGAACGGCGCCTATGGCGGCGACGGCACGGAGTATAGGACCGAGGTCGACTCCTTCTCTAAAGTGGTCTCGCACGGCGTCGCTGGCACCGGCCCGGCGTGGTTCGAGGTGCGCACGAAAGCCGGTCAGATCATGGAATTCGGCCATACCGCCGATTCGCAGATCCTGGCCGTCGGCAAAGCCACCGCGAGAGCCTGGGCGCTCAACAAGCTGAGCGACACCAAGACGAATTATTTATCAGTTACTTACGTCAACGACGCAACGACGGGTCAGTCGGTCCCGAGCTGGATCGTCTATGCCGGCAATACGACCGCGGGGACCGCTCCGTACAACTCGGTGGGTTTCGTCTATGCGTCCCGACCGGACGCCATTCGGCAATATCAGGCTGGGTCGCCGGTCAACACGTCCGTTCGTCTGACCAATGTGAAGACGTATGAAGGTGCAAATCTCGTTTCGGACTACCGGCTATCCTACCAGCAGAGCAGCACGAGTAACAACTCCGAGCTAACCTCAGTCACGGCCTGTGGCGCGTCAGGCAACTGTCTTCCGGCGACGACGTTCCAGTGGGCCAACGGTGGCGGCAACTCGTTCTCGCCCTATGTCGCGACGAATCCGAACAACCTCGTGGCATCGTCTTACGTGCGAATGCAGTACTGGACGCCGGTGCTGATGGACCTGAATGGCGACGGAAAGACGGACTTCGTCCTGGCGAAGAACAGCTCGATCTACTCATATTTGAGCAACGGCGACGGCACGTTTACGACAGTGAACTCAACTCAGAACGTGCATGATTTTGGCGGCTATCCGGCTGGGCTCTATGTGACGTTCGTTGGCGACTTCGATGGCGACGGCAAGAGTGACTTCGCTTTCGTCAACTCTTCGCAAATATATCCGTTTTTGGGCAATGGTGATGGCACCTTCCGGGTTGGCGTCATTCAGACGCCGATCAACTGGCCTTTATTGGATCAGGGCTCATTCGCTCCGATCGCCGGCGACTTCAACGGTGACGGAAAGACCGACTTCCTCCTGGTCAGCCAGGATTATCTTTACGAGTGCATGAGCGCGGGGGGCGGTGCGTTCAGCTGCACCTCGATCTGGATCAACAATGGATGGAATTTCGGCAACCCGAACGCCCGGTACGTGCCGATCACCGGTGACTTCAACGGTGATGGCAAGGTTGACTTCATCATGCTGGGAGGGACAACCCTCTACGAGGCGTTCGGCAATGGTGATGGCACCTTCAGCTATCGTCAGGTGGATCTCACCAACGGCTGGAGATTTGGCTGGCCCGACGACGGAATACCTCCGTCCGACTACATGCCTGTGGTGGGTGACTTCAATGGCGACGGGAAGACCGACTGGCTGATGCTGAAGGGGTCGACGATCTACCTGTTCCAGAGCAGGGGTAATGGCGATTTCGACTACGTGCAGATTTCAATCCCTAGTCCAACCCCCGGATGGAATTTTGGCACGCCGCCGACCACTTCTTTCGACGTCGTCGCCGGCGACTTCAACCTCGATGGCCGGTCGGATTTCGTCCTGATCGGAGGCAATGGGCCGTATATCTACCAATTTCTCAGCAGGGGTGACGGAACGTTCGCCTACAATACGCTTCCGATGCCCAACAATTGGAATTTCGGGGCGCCGCCCGACGCCAACTACTTCGTGTTCGGCGGTGACTTCAACGGCGACGGACGGTCCGATTTCGCGCTCATGGACAACGGCTATATCTACACCGTGGCGGCGAATGGCGGTTCGGGCGACCTCGTCAGCCAGGTGACCAGCGGGCTCGGCGTAACTGCGACGATCACCTACGCGCCGTTGACCAGCGGATCGGTCTATTCCAGGGACGCGAATGCCAGCTATCCGATCCAGGACATGCAGATGGCATTGTACGTGACGTCGAGGCTCGACCTGTCGAATGGCGTCGGTGGGACGTATAGCTCGAGCTACAACTACGCAGGCGCCAAGCTCGATACGAGTGGTCGCGGGTTCCTGGGATTCCGTCAGATGACCGTAAGGGACCTCGCGACCGGCATTGCCGACACGACGACCTTTCGCCAGGACTTTCCGTTCGTCGGAATGGTGTCCTCGGCGACCCGTACGCTTGGTGCGCAGACGCTCGGACAATCGGCCAACAGCTACCTCTGTCTGAATGCGAGTGGCGGAACCGGCATCAGCCAGTCCAGTGCGCCGTATCGCGTGTTTCTGACTCAGAACACGTCGAGCGGTACGGATCTGGATGGCTCGGTGCTGCCGACGGTTACGACGACAAATCAGTACGATGATTTCGGCAATGCGACGCAGGTCGTCGTGGCGACGCCCGACGGGAACAGCAAGACCACGGTCAACGTCTACGCCAATGATACGTCCAACTGGTATCTCGGCAGATTGACGCGGGCGACTGTCACGAGTCGCAGACCGCAATAGCACCCCAAAATCCCATTCATATCGATATCGAGCTCACGCAGGCCGTTGCAGGCTGAGGAATTGACCATGTTCAAGGCCGTGTCATTTCGTGTGTCGCGTTCAAGTCGTTTCGCTGGTTTGAGGGGGCTGGCGCTCGCTCTGTTGATGGGCTCCGCCGTCCCGTCGGGCGCCGGCGCTGCGCAGATTTTCCTCACCAGCGGATCGACCTGGACGGTCCCGAGTGATTGGAACAGCGCGAACAACACCATCGAGGTCATTGGCGGCGGCGCGGGTGGTGCGGGTTCGAACGCGTCGACCGAAGGTGCCGGTGGCGGCGGCGGTGGCGGCTATTCGAAGATATCGAATCTGCCGCTGCAGCCGGGCGCCTCGATCACCTACCGGGTGGGGGCCGGCGGTGCGGGCGGCGGCGCAGCGAGTGCCGGTGCCGGTGGTGGTGACACCTACTTCAACGGGTCTGGAACGACCTGCCAGGCGCAGTCGGTCTGTGCCAAGGGCGGCAGCGCGGGCCTGAACAGCAGCGGGTTGAATGCCGCGGCCGGCGGACAAGGCGGCGCGTTGGCCAACGGCATCGGTTCTGTCAGATATTCAGGCGGCGCGGGTGGCAACTCGGGCGCCAGCAGCAACGGCGGCGGCGGCGGCGGCGGCGCCGCAGGTCCGTTGGGTCATGGCGGCAATGGCGGCTCCTCCGGCCAGAACGGCTCGGGCGGCGGCGGCGGCGGCAATGGCGGCGGCACGAGCGGTGTCGGCGCCGGCGCCGGCGGCAACAACAACTCCGGCGTCGGTGGAGGATCTGCAGGCTCCGCCGGCGTTCCGGGAGGCAATGGCAATCGCGGTGGTGGCGGCGGCGCCGGCTACTGGAACGCCAGCGCCTGGGTCAACAATGCCGGCGGCAGCGGCAGCACCGGAACGGAGTGGGACGCCTCCCATGGCTCCGGAGGCGGTGGCGGCAGTGGGGCGGGTGGCGGCGGTGGCGCCGGTGCCGCGAACGGCGCAGCCGCGCTTTATGGCGCGGGCGGCCCCGGCGGCTCGGGCAACAACACCGCCGGCATGCCCGGTGCGTCCGGCATCATCGTCATCAACTACACGCCCGTCCCGCCGCCGCCCTCGTCGGCAACGCGGATCTATCTGACTAGTGGCTCGACCTGGACGGTTCCGAGCGACTGGAATAGTTCGAGCAACACAGTCGAGGTGATCGGCGGTGGCGGCGGTGGCGCTGGCTCGAATTCCTCGACGGAAGGTGCCGGCGGCGGTGGCGGCGGCGGCTATTCGAAGACCGTCAACCTGTCGCTGCAACCTGGCTCGAGCGTCAGCTATCGGATCGGACTTGGTGGCGGTGGCGGTGGCGCGGCCAATGCGGGCGCGGGCGGTGGTGACACGTATTTCAATGGCACCGGCACCACATGTCTGTGGCAGTCGGTCTGTGCCAAGGGCGGCAGCTCCGGGCAGGGCAGCAGCGGCCTCAACGCTGCCGGTGGCGGTGCCGGCGGCACCGCAGGCAGCGGCGTCGGCACGGTCAGATATTCGGGCGGTGCTGGCGGCAACTCCGGTGCGAACAGCAATGGCGGCGGCGGCGGCGGTGGCGCTGCCGGACCGAACGGCAATGGCGGCAATGGCGGCACCAGCGGACAGAACGGCTCCGGCGCAGGCGGTGGCGGACATGGCGGAGGGACGAACGGCGCCGGCGCGGGCGTGGGCGGCAACAACTACGTGGGAACGGGAGGCGGCAGTGCGGGCGTGGCCGGAGTTCCCGGCGGCGTCGGCAGCAATGGCGGTGGCGGTGGCGCCGGTTATTGGAGTGGTGTCAACAACGCAGGTGGTAGCGGCAGCACGGGCTCCGAGTGGGATGCGACCCATGGCTCCGGTGGTGGCGGCGGCAGCGGCGCCGGTGGCGGTGGCGGACCAGGCGCGGCGAACGGGGCCGCAGGTCTCTACGGCGCCGGCGGTCCGGGCGGCTCCGGCAATAGCATGGCCGGAACGGCGGGCGCGCAGGGCATCATCGTCATCACCTACACGCCGGCGACCGGTTCAGGCTCGGGGTCGACGCCGGTCGCCGACATCTACACGATCACGCGCACGTCGTCGTTCTCCTACGACGCTGCCTCGGGATTGCTGACCCAGGAAGTCGTTGAGCCGGATACCCCGGCGGCGCGGCTGCAGACCGACTATGTCTACGACGCCTTCGGCCACAAGCAGTCGGTGACGGTCGGCGGCGCCGACATCGTCAGCCGCTCCAGCACGAGCACCTACGACGCGCGCGGACAGTTCGGGACCTCGAACACCAATGCGCTCGGGCAGAGCGAAAGCTTCCAATATGATTTGCGCTTTGGCCAGCCGACCAGCCAGACCGGGCCGAACGGGCTGACCACGACGTTCAGCTATGACGAGTTCGGTCGCAAGATCCAGGTGGTGTCGCCGGACGGCACCCAGACCCGCTGGTCCTACCAGTTCTGCAGCGGCGTCAATGGCGGCACCGCGAGTTGCATGTCCGGCGCGAGCTATCTGGTGCAGCAGACGTCCTTTGCGGTCGATGGGTCGACGGTGATCGCACCGCCGGCGACCGTGTTCTTCGACGCGCTGGAGCGCGAGATCGGCCGGCAGACCCAGGGCTTCGACGGTAGCATCGTCCAGGCCACCAAGAGTTATGATGCGCTGGGGCGGGTGACGCAGACCAGCCGGCCTTACTTCCAGAACGGCGGCACGCCGCGTTACACCACCCTCACCTACGACACGCTCGGGCGCGTGGTCACCACGACGCAACCGGACGGCAGCATCTCGCAGGCCGCCTATCATGGCCTCACGACCACCGAGACCAACGCGCTCAACCAGACGCGCACGACGGTCAAGAACAGCCAGGGCCAGGTGGTCTCCGTCACCGACGCGCTCGGCCAGACGCTGACCGCCGCCTATGACGCGGTCGGCAACATGGTGCAGACCACGGATCCGGTCGGCAATGTCGTCACTGCGAGCTACGACATCAGGGGCCGCAAGATATCGAGCTCCGATCCGGATCTCGGTATCTGGAGCTACACCTACAATACGCTCGGGCAACTGACGACGCAGACCGACGCCAAGGGGCAGGTCGTCAGCGTGAGCTACGACAAGCTGGGCCGAACGGTGCAGCGGGTCGAGCCGGACATGACCTCGGTGTGGGTCTACGACACCGCGGCCAACGGTATCGGCAAGCTGGCCTCGACCGGCATCACCTCGGGCTCCGGCAACGGCTTTGCCCGCAGCGTCAGCTATGACAGCCTCGGCCGTCCGCTGCAGGTTGCGACCACCGTCGATGGCGCAACCTATACGATGGGCGCGACCTATGACGCCAACAGCCGGCTGACCAAGGTCAGCTATCCCTCCGGCTTCACCGCGCGCTACGGCTACAACAGCCTCGGCTTCGCCAACCAGCTCCAGGACGACGCCACCAGCCAGTCCTATTGGACGGCCTACGCGATGGACGCCGAAGGGCACATCACCCAGCAGGCTGCCGGCAACGGCCTCGTCACGACCCGCGGCTTCGATCCGCTGACCGGGTCGCTGCTCAGCGTCGTCACCGGCGTCAACAATGCGGTTCAGAACCAGACCTTCGGCTATGACCGGCTTGGCAATCTGACTTCGCGCGGCGACGGCAATACCAATGTCAGCGAGAGCTTCGCCTATGACGCGCTGAGCCGGCTGACGACGTCGACCACCAATGTCAACACCGCGCCGCTGGTCAAGACGTTCGCCTACAGCCCGATCGGCAATATCCTGTCGAAGTCGGATGTCGGCACCTACACCTATCCCGCCGCCGGGCAGCCGCGGCCGCATGCGGTCACGGCCGTCTCGGGCGGCACGATCAGCGCCACCTTCATTTATGACGCCAACGGCAACCAGACCTCCGGTCTCGGCCGCAGCATCGTCTACACCTCCTACAACAAGCCGGCGAGCATCACGCAGGGGACGCGGACGATCTCCTTCGTCGACGACACCGACCACCAGCGCTTCAAACAGGTGACGCCGGAGGGCACGACGCTCTACATCGCCGCGTTCGGGGTGGCCGCCGAGGTGCAGAACCCCGGCACGGTGACGCAGAAATGGACCGATTATCTTCTGGTCGGCAACGCCCGGGTCGGCATGCGGGTGGCGCAGACATCGGGTGGCAGCACGACCATCACGACGCGCTACTTCCACACTGATCATCTCGGCTCGATCTCGGCGATCTCCGACCAGAACGGCCTTCTGGTCGAGCGTCTCAGCTACGACGCCTGGGGCAAGCGCCGCAACGCCGACGGCAGCGACGACA
Protein-coding sequences here:
- a CDS encoding FG-GAP-like repeat-containing protein, which codes for MSLPGKISVGQSGSANYSIPLALPPGSAGVAPSLSLDYNSHGGNGILGVGWSLGGLPSIGRCGRTVAQDGAMGGVNFDVNDRFCLDGQRLIAVNGAYGGDGTEYRTEVDSFSKVVSHGVAGTGPAWFEVRTKAGQIMEFGHTADSQILAVGKATARAWALNKLSDTKTNYLSVTYVNDATTGQSVPSWIVYAGNTTAGTAPYNSVGFVYASRPDAIRQYQAGSPVNTSVRLTNVKTYEGANLVSDYRLSYQQSSTSNNSELTSVTACGASGNCLPATTFQWANGGGNSFSPYVATNPNNLVASSYVRMQYWTPVLMDLNGDGKTDFVLAKNSSIYSYLSNGDGTFTTVNSTQNVHDFGGYPAGLYVTFVGDFDGDGKSDFAFVNSSQIYPFLGNGDGTFRVGVIQTPINWPLLDQGSFAPIAGDFNGDGKTDFLLVSQDYLYECMSAGGGAFSCTSIWINNGWNFGNPNARYVPITGDFNGDGKVDFIMLGGTTLYEAFGNGDGTFSYRQVDLTNGWRFGWPDDGIPPSDYMPVVGDFNGDGKTDWLMLKGSTIYLFQSRGNGDFDYVQISIPSPTPGWNFGTPPTTSFDVVAGDFNLDGRSDFVLIGGNGPYIYQFLSRGDGTFAYNTLPMPNNWNFGAPPDANYFVFGGDFNGDGRSDFALMDNGYIYTVAANGGSGDLVSQVTSGLGVTATITYAPLTSGSVYSRDANASYPIQDMQMALYVTSRLDLSNGVGGTYSSSYNYAGAKLDTSGRGFLGFRQMTVRDLATGIADTTTFRQDFPFVGMVSSATRTLGAQTLGQSANSYLCLNASGGTGISQSSAPYRVFLTQNTSSGTDLDGSVLPTVTTTNQYDDFGNATQVVVATPDGNSKTTVNVYANDTSNWYLGRLTRATVTSRRPQ
- a CDS encoding RHS repeat-associated core domain-containing protein, with translation MFKAVSFRVSRSSRFAGLRGLALALLMGSAVPSGAGAAQIFLTSGSTWTVPSDWNSANNTIEVIGGGAGGAGSNASTEGAGGGGGGGYSKISNLPLQPGASITYRVGAGGAGGGAASAGAGGGDTYFNGSGTTCQAQSVCAKGGSAGLNSSGLNAAAGGQGGALANGIGSVRYSGGAGGNSGASSNGGGGGGGAAGPLGHGGNGGSSGQNGSGGGGGGNGGGTSGVGAGAGGNNNSGVGGGSAGSAGVPGGNGNRGGGGGAGYWNASAWVNNAGGSGSTGTEWDASHGSGGGGGSGAGGGGGAGAANGAAALYGAGGPGGSGNNTAGMPGASGIIVINYTPVPPPPSSATRIYLTSGSTWTVPSDWNSSSNTVEVIGGGGGGAGSNSSTEGAGGGGGGGYSKTVNLSLQPGSSVSYRIGLGGGGGGAANAGAGGGDTYFNGTGTTCLWQSVCAKGGSSGQGSSGLNAAGGGAGGTAGSGVGTVRYSGGAGGNSGANSNGGGGGGGAAGPNGNGGNGGTSGQNGSGAGGGGHGGGTNGAGAGVGGNNYVGTGGGSAGVAGVPGGVGSNGGGGGAGYWSGVNNAGGSGSTGSEWDATHGSGGGGGSGAGGGGGPGAANGAAGLYGAGGPGGSGNSMAGTAGAQGIIVITYTPATGSGSGSTPVADIYTITRTSSFSYDAASGLLTQEVVEPDTPAARLQTDYVYDAFGHKQSVTVGGADIVSRSSTSTYDARGQFGTSNTNALGQSESFQYDLRFGQPTSQTGPNGLTTTFSYDEFGRKIQVVSPDGTQTRWSYQFCSGVNGGTASCMSGASYLVQQTSFAVDGSTVIAPPATVFFDALEREIGRQTQGFDGSIVQATKSYDALGRVTQTSRPYFQNGGTPRYTTLTYDTLGRVVTTTQPDGSISQAAYHGLTTTETNALNQTRTTVKNSQGQVVSVTDALGQTLTAAYDAVGNMVQTTDPVGNVVTASYDIRGRKISSSDPDLGIWSYTYNTLGQLTTQTDAKGQVVSVSYDKLGRTVQRVEPDMTSVWVYDTAANGIGKLASTGITSGSGNGFARSVSYDSLGRPLQVATTVDGATYTMGATYDANSRLTKVSYPSGFTARYGYNSLGFANQLQDDATSQSYWTAYAMDAEGHITQQAAGNGLVTTRGFDPLTGSLLSVVTGVNNAVQNQTFGYDRLGNLTSRGDGNTNVSESFAYDALSRLTTSTTNVNTAPLVKTFAYSPIGNILSKSDVGTYTYPAAGQPRPHAVTAVSGGTISATFIYDANGNQTSGLGRSIVYTSYNKPASITQGTRTISFVDDTDHQRFKQVTPEGTTLYIAAFGVAAEVQNPGTVTQKWTDYLLVGNARVGMRVAQTSGGSTTITTRYFHTDHLGSISAISDQNGLLVERLSYDAWGKRRNADGSDDTTGSITSQTTRGFTDHEQLSVGGLIHMNGRVYDPLLARFTSADTMTESPFSTQGWNRYSYVGNDPLTFTDPSGHCFLGCFWNAIGKAFSSAWRAVTHFFQTNAIARSILQIALTIGMGGSPIAAGLAAAIVTGLSGGSLGDVIKSGLIAGFSAFAFSQIPVMSLAQIAAAPMRFVGAVAANAVVGCASSAISGGSCQSGAASAAAGALLSPITGELFPDAKTNIAQRIGGTIVQATAGGIASVAGGGKFANGAVSGALQYLASFSPENGATDGATGGGGAPAWRFTRDQNGNLVYVENNWAFSTCDECLYMTDAYGAPRGNGTLHPGLDFSTRGLTGIDALSIVDGKVIQIGSNGFGPYSVTIQANDGLFYTYGHLNNNYVKEGQRVEWGTPLGEIGNLGFSTGIHLHIQASAVAPFGVTSRMIGIKCSQSLIRGC